The genomic stretch ACCATTTGCCCTCCTCTACAAAGCCTCCATGAGAACATGCACCAAGAATACCAAGGAAGGTAACTTCGTTAGGTTGAATACCACCTTCCAACATGAGTGAAAAGACATTCAATGCTCCTAAGGTGTCCCCATGCACAGCCAGCCCATTAATCATTGCCGTCCAAGTGTGCACATTCTTGACTTGCAAGTTTTCAAACACCCTTAAAGCTTCATCTATGCACCCACATTTTGCATACATATCTACCAACGCCGTCCCTAGAACTACATTCAGCTTCACCTTGTTACAGTCTATGTATCGATGCACCGACCTTCCTTGGTCCAATGCCCCTACATGAGCACAGGCACTAAGAACACTAGTTAATGTAAATTCATTCGGCATAACATTATCTAACAACATCCTCTGGAAGACACAGAGTGCATCTTGGTATTTGTTACATTGCACAAAACCAGCCACCAGCACTGTCCAAGCCACCACATCCCTGTAAGGCATCTCATCAAACACTTTGCAGGCATCTTCACATTGGCCACACTTCAAATACATATCCACAAGAGCACAATAAACCGAACCATCCAGACTCACTCTCCCTGCTGCCACATAAAACCCATGAACACACTTTCCAAAATAATCATCCCCAATCATGGCAGCAGCACGTAGAATACTAGCAACAGTAACACCATCAATCCCAGCACCATTCAATCTCATCTCCACAAAACACTTAAGAGCCTCGCCAGGAAGACCATTTTTAACAAACCCATTAATCAATGCAGTCCAAGCAACAATATCCTGCTCAGGACTTTCATCAAACACACGGCACGCACTTTTCATCAACCCGGAATACCCAAAAGCCGAAATCAAAGCATTACCAACGAAACGATCAAAATCAAAACCAAATTTTAAAATTTGAGCGAAGATCATGTAAGGGTCATGAACCATAACAGACTTTGAAAACATCTTGAGAAGCAAAGGGAACGTGTGTTTATCTGGTTCGACGCCCTTTTCTCGCATTTTTGCATAACAGAGAAGTGTTGTTTCCGGGTGAGAGCTGATAGAGAAAGATGTGATGACCTTGTTGAACAGGCGAGTGTTGGGAGTGTGGATGGTGTTGAGTA from Lathyrus oleraceus cultivar Zhongwan6 chromosome 7, CAAS_Psat_ZW6_1.0, whole genome shotgun sequence encodes the following:
- the LOC127106451 gene encoding pentatricopeptide repeat-containing protein At1g50270, producing MLLFFPLRNAIVALSNKHQNLKQWKQIQSIIITSGLYSLQDAIFLTKLIQCAPFSQTQTSSIRLLLNTIHTPNTRLFNKVITSFSISSHPETTLLCYAKMREKGVEPDKHTFPLLLKMFSKSVMVHDPYMIFAQILKFGFDFDRFVGNALISAFGYSGLMKSACRVFDESPEQDIVAWTALINGFVKNGLPGEALKCFVEMRLNGAGIDGVTVASILRAAAMIGDDYFGKCVHGFYVAAGRVSLDGSVYCALVDMYLKCGQCEDACKVFDEMPYRDVVAWTVLVAGFVQCNKYQDALCVFQRMLLDNVMPNEFTLTSVLSACAHVGALDQGRSVHRYIDCNKVKLNVVLGTALVDMYAKCGCIDEALRVFENLQVKNVHTWTAMINGLAVHGDTLGALNVFSLMLEGGIQPNEVTFLGILGACSHGGFVEEGKWLFELMMHTYHLKPNMEHYGCMVDLLGRAGYLEEAKQIIDNMPMKPSPGVLAALLGACVSHKDFLMGKHIGNILVNLQPNHSSGYALLTNMYSMCQNWEAAAQIRKLMKGMQVEKTPGYSWIEVAGSVHEFKAFDHSHSELSDVYLMLENLILQLKLVDLDPWNGGFDLAFNSDVG